A window from Micromonospora profundi encodes these proteins:
- a CDS encoding inositol-3-phosphate synthase, with the protein MRTGVWLVGARGSVATTSIVGGLALRAGLAGPTGCVTELPELRGPALPSFADLVFGGHDLATTPLCKRAEALAASGVIPGRLVAALRDEMAAVEQELRPAPTGDTQADRVAAVVRDLTDFRTRHELDRVVMVNVSATEAAPRPHPGHADPAALRDAVAGPDEVLPPSSLYGYAALLAGCPYVDFTPSTGLRLPALTALAEEARLPYAGHDGKTGETLVKSVLAPMFAMRNLAVRSWSGTNLLGGGDGATLADPAANAAKVQSKQRVLGETLGYVPQGGTRIEYVEELGDFKTAWDLITFAGFLGTGMRMEFTWHGCDSALAAPLVLDLARLTAAAHAAGRVGPLVELGFFFKDPLGASTHSLAEQWARLTDFAKRLHAGPDGSDDHAG; encoded by the coding sequence ATGCGAACAGGTGTCTGGTTGGTGGGAGCGCGCGGTTCGGTCGCGACCACCAGCATCGTCGGAGGACTCGCGCTGCGAGCCGGCCTGGCCGGGCCCACCGGCTGCGTCACCGAACTGCCGGAGCTGCGCGGTCCCGCGCTGCCGTCCTTCGCCGACCTGGTCTTCGGCGGGCACGACCTGGCCACCACGCCGCTGTGCAAGCGCGCCGAGGCGCTGGCTGCCAGCGGCGTCATACCCGGCCGGCTGGTCGCCGCGCTCCGCGACGAGATGGCAGCCGTCGAGCAGGAGCTGCGCCCCGCACCGACCGGCGACACCCAGGCCGACCGGGTCGCCGCCGTGGTCCGTGACCTCACCGATTTCCGTACGCGGCACGAGCTGGACCGGGTGGTGATGGTGAACGTCTCCGCCACCGAGGCGGCCCCCCGACCGCACCCCGGGCACGCCGACCCGGCCGCGCTGCGCGACGCCGTCGCCGGCCCCGACGAGGTGCTGCCACCCAGCTCCCTGTACGGCTACGCGGCGCTGCTGGCCGGCTGCCCGTACGTCGACTTCACCCCGTCCACCGGGCTGCGGCTTCCGGCGCTGACGGCGCTGGCCGAAGAGGCCCGGCTGCCGTACGCCGGACATGACGGCAAGACCGGCGAGACGCTAGTGAAATCGGTCCTCGCGCCGATGTTCGCGATGCGCAACCTGGCGGTGCGCTCCTGGTCGGGCACCAATCTGCTGGGCGGTGGCGACGGCGCCACCCTCGCCGACCCGGCCGCCAACGCGGCAAAGGTGCAGAGCAAGCAGCGGGTGCTCGGCGAGACGCTGGGCTATGTGCCGCAGGGCGGCACCCGCATCGAGTACGTCGAGGAGCTGGGCGACTTCAAGACCGCCTGGGATCTGATCACGTTCGCCGGGTTCCTCGGCACCGGAATGCGGATGGAGTTCACCTGGCACGGCTGCGACTCCGCGCTTGCCGCGCCGCTGGTGCTCGACCTGGCCCGGCTCACCGCCGCCGCGCACGCCGCCGGGCGCGTCGGGCCACTTGTCGAGCTGGGTTTCTTCTTCAAGGACCCGCTCGGCGCGTCGACCCACTCGCTGGCCGAGCAGTGGGCCCGGCTCACCGACTTCGCCAAGCGGCTGCACGCCGGCCCGGATGGTTCCGATGACCACGCTGGCTGA
- a CDS encoding SCO3242 family prenyltransferase → MTTLADLAELVRAPAALSVPGDVVAGAAAAGTLSPRTPALAGASVLLYWAGMAANDWADRRLDAVERPERPIPSGRVTPAAAVGLAAGLTAAGVGLAAAVGGRRAAALAVPLAATIWGYDLLAKNTAAGPAVMAACRGLDVLLGASGGRLARALPSAITVAAHTWTVTELSRREVSGADTALPLRTLAGTAVVAASAVVAGPGVRRAATRTADPAGVRASRTRWAGIAPALPAVLAGWYAARYGAAQVRVVQDPSAGKVRAAVGAGITGLPALQGALTARGGASLLGLAVAAAAPLGRRLARKVSPT, encoded by the coding sequence ATGACCACGCTGGCTGACCTCGCCGAGCTGGTCCGGGCGCCGGCCGCGCTCTCGGTTCCGGGTGACGTCGTCGCCGGCGCTGCGGCGGCCGGCACGCTGAGCCCGCGTACCCCCGCCCTGGCGGGAGCCTCGGTGCTTCTCTACTGGGCCGGCATGGCCGCCAACGACTGGGCTGACCGGCGGTTGGACGCCGTCGAACGGCCCGAGCGGCCGATCCCCAGCGGCCGTGTCACACCGGCCGCCGCGGTCGGTCTCGCCGCAGGCCTCACCGCCGCCGGTGTGGGCCTGGCCGCCGCCGTGGGCGGTCGCCGCGCGGCCGCGCTCGCGGTGCCGCTGGCCGCCACCATCTGGGGGTACGACCTGCTGGCCAAGAACACAGCGGCCGGTCCCGCAGTGATGGCCGCCTGCCGGGGGCTTGACGTGCTGCTCGGCGCGTCCGGTGGCCGGCTGGCGCGGGCACTGCCCTCGGCGATCACCGTCGCCGCGCACACCTGGACGGTCACCGAGTTGTCCCGCCGGGAGGTAAGCGGCGCCGACACCGCACTGCCGCTGCGTACGCTGGCCGGCACCGCAGTGGTCGCCGCCAGCGCAGTGGTCGCCGGTCCGGGCGTCCGACGTGCGGCGACCCGAACCGCCGACCCTGCCGGTGTGCGCGCGAGCCGGACCCGGTGGGCCGGGATCGCGCCTGCGCTGCCCGCCGTGCTGGCCGGGTGGTACGCCGCCCGGTACGGCGCGGCGCAGGTCCGGGTGGTCCAGGACCCCTCGGCCGGAAAGGTCCGCGCCGCCGTCGGCGCCGGGATCACCGGGCTGCCCGCCCTACAGGGAGCACTCACCGCGCGCGGTGGAGCCAGCCTGCTCGGGCTGGCCGTCGCGGCGGCCGCGCCACTGGGTCGCCGGCTGGCCCGGAAGGTCTCACCGACATGA
- a CDS encoding sugar phosphate isomerase/epimerase family protein: MTVPHPRQSPGGAPDASPPGADATTLRLGYGTNGFANHRLDDALAVIADLGYDGVALTLDHDHLDPFAPGLTRRIAVLGRRLSALGLGLVIETGARYLLDPWHKHAPTLLHDDPTRRIEFLRRAVRIGADLGAEAVSFWAGVRPDEVAPQVAWDRLVAGCATVVDAADAAGVTLGFEPEPGMLVEDIAGWRRLRAALGDPAPFGITLDIGHCRCLEPWPVPQCVAEIAEHLVNVQIDDMRRGVHEHLEFGTGEIDFPPVLAALAEAGYGGLVAVELPRDSHAAPAVAARSIEFLRAAAAAAASPVEPAVSGGARAAVGGGARAAVGGDTEAEVPAGLLCSASTDAPATVRSPDTGRRVG, encoded by the coding sequence ATGACGGTTCCTCATCCCCGACAGTCGCCAGGCGGTGCGCCCGATGCGAGCCCGCCGGGCGCCGACGCCACGACCCTGCGCCTCGGGTACGGCACGAACGGTTTCGCCAACCACCGACTCGACGACGCGCTCGCCGTCATCGCCGACCTCGGCTACGACGGCGTGGCTCTCACCCTGGACCACGACCACCTCGACCCGTTCGCGCCGGGGCTCACCCGCCGGATCGCCGTGCTCGGTCGGAGGCTGAGCGCGCTGGGCCTCGGGCTGGTGATCGAGACCGGCGCCCGCTACCTGCTCGACCCGTGGCACAAGCACGCTCCGACGTTGCTGCACGACGACCCGACCCGGCGGATCGAGTTCCTGCGCCGGGCCGTGCGGATCGGTGCCGATCTCGGCGCGGAGGCGGTCTCCTTCTGGGCCGGCGTACGCCCCGACGAGGTCGCACCGCAGGTCGCCTGGGACCGGCTCGTAGCCGGCTGCGCCACAGTCGTCGACGCCGCGGACGCCGCCGGCGTCACCCTCGGCTTCGAACCGGAACCGGGGATGCTCGTCGAGGACATCGCCGGCTGGCGCCGGCTGCGCGCTGCACTCGGCGACCCGGCCCCCTTCGGCATCACCCTCGACATCGGACACTGCCGCTGCCTGGAGCCGTGGCCGGTGCCGCAGTGCGTCGCCGAGATTGCCGAGCACCTGGTCAACGTTCAGATCGACGACATGCGCCGAGGTGTGCACGAGCACCTGGAGTTCGGTACCGGCGAGATCGACTTCCCGCCGGTGCTGGCCGCGCTGGCCGAGGCCGGCTACGGCGGGCTGGTAGCCGTCGAGCTGCCCCGGGACTCGCACGCCGCGCCCGCCGTGGCCGCCCGGTCCATCGAGTTCCTGCGCGCTGCTGCCGCTGCCGCTGCCTCGCCGGTCGAGCCGGCCGTGAGCGGCGGCGCCCGCGCGGCGGTCGGCGGCGGCGCCCGCGCGGCGGTCGGGGGCGACACCGAGGCCGAGGTACCCGCAGGCCTCCTTTGCTCTGCTTCAACGGACGCACCAGCGACCGTCCGCTCTCCGGACACTGGCCGTCGCGTGGGTTGA
- a CDS encoding EboA domain-containing protein — MTPDSLRAALRGVPDPEWLDAALHRVAAEPTAINRLFPVVGRRCGRGALPDAPGWTADDAARVLLLTALPGEHAAYADTLYQHGDAAERRAVLRALPLLPIGAEAVPLLHDAIRTNDTRLVAAALGPYARHLDPAAWRQAVLKCVFSGVPLAAVADLESRADGELAAMLAALAAERHAAGRELPADATDLLDRLTAALPREA, encoded by the coding sequence ATGACACCGGATTCATTGCGGGCCGCGCTTCGAGGCGTACCCGATCCCGAATGGCTGGACGCGGCGCTGCACCGGGTCGCGGCCGAGCCCACCGCGATCAACCGGCTCTTTCCGGTGGTCGGCAGGCGCTGCGGCCGGGGCGCCCTGCCCGACGCGCCCGGCTGGACCGCCGACGACGCGGCCCGGGTGCTGCTGCTCACCGCACTGCCCGGCGAGCACGCCGCCTACGCCGACACCCTCTACCAGCATGGCGACGCTGCCGAACGGCGTGCCGTGCTGCGGGCCCTGCCGCTGCTGCCGATCGGCGCCGAGGCGGTGCCGCTGCTGCACGACGCGATCCGCACCAACGACACCCGGCTTGTCGCCGCGGCCCTCGGCCCGTACGCCCGCCACCTCGACCCGGCCGCCTGGCGGCAGGCGGTGCTCAAGTGCGTGTTCAGCGGCGTGCCGCTTGCCGCCGTCGCCGACCTGGAGAGCCGCGCTGACGGGGAGTTGGCCGCGATGCTGGCCGCGCTCGCCGCCGAACGGCACGCCGCCGGCCGGGAGTTGCCCGCCGACGCCACCGACCTGCTCGACCGGCTCACCGCCGCACTGCCCCGGGAGGCGTGA